A window from Nitrospinota bacterium encodes these proteins:
- the fumC gene encoding class II fumarate hydratase — protein sequence MSTRTETDSMGEINVPASSYYGAQTARSLIHFDIGTETMPREIIRGMGILKKASAMVNAELGLMPENIKDLICQAADEVIEGKLDEHFPLRVWQTGSGTQSNMNTNEVIANRAIEISGGTIGSKNPVHPNDHVNMGQSSNDTFPTAMHIAAVERIRDALIPAISNLTESFRNKTNEFQDIIKIGRTHLMDATPLTLGQEFSGYTTQLEYALERIDGCMPRMYQIALGGTAVGTGLNSHKDFAEKVAKQIADITGCPFVTAPNKFESLAAHDAIVEASGVLKTIACSLMKIANDIRWLGSGPRCGIGEITLPANEPGSSIMPGKVNPTQSEAMTMVAAQVIGNDTAINVGGSSGNFELNVFKPVMIYNLLQSIRLLADSCRSFNDHCVVGIEPNSIQIEKHLNGSLMLVTALNPHIGYDNAAKVAKKAYQENSTLKEAAAALDLLSPEEFDEKVRPENMTGPKG from the coding sequence ATGAGCACCCGGACAGAAACCGACAGCATGGGGGAGATCAATGTACCGGCAAGTAGTTATTATGGAGCACAAACAGCACGATCATTGATCCACTTTGATATTGGCACCGAAACGATGCCACGTGAAATAATCCGGGGAATGGGCATACTCAAAAAAGCTTCAGCCATGGTCAATGCCGAGTTGGGGCTCATGCCTGAAAACATAAAAGACCTGATCTGCCAGGCCGCGGATGAAGTTATAGAAGGAAAACTAGATGAGCATTTTCCTTTGAGAGTTTGGCAAACCGGTAGCGGAACCCAGTCCAACATGAACACCAACGAGGTCATAGCCAACCGGGCTATTGAAATCTCAGGGGGCACCATCGGCTCGAAAAACCCGGTGCATCCCAACGACCATGTGAATATGGGGCAATCTTCCAATGATACTTTTCCAACTGCTATGCATATCGCGGCAGTGGAACGTATTCGTGATGCACTCATCCCGGCGATATCCAACTTGACCGAGTCATTCCGAAATAAAACCAATGAGTTTCAAGACATCATAAAAATTGGACGCACTCACCTTATGGATGCGACTCCGCTCACTCTTGGCCAGGAATTCAGCGGCTACACCACCCAGTTGGAATATGCACTCGAACGAATTGATGGCTGCATGCCTAGAATGTATCAAATTGCGCTGGGTGGAACCGCAGTGGGAACAGGACTTAATTCACACAAGGATTTCGCGGAAAAAGTTGCAAAACAAATTGCAGATATTACCGGCTGCCCCTTTGTCACCGCCCCAAATAAATTTGAGTCTCTTGCGGCCCACGATGCAATTGTAGAAGCCAGCGGAGTTTTAAAAACCATCGCCTGTTCATTGATGAAGATCGCCAACGATATTCGCTGGCTCGGGTCTGGTCCGAGATGTGGCATTGGTGAAATCACATTACCGGCTAACGAGCCGGGCAGTTCTATCATGCCGGGCAAAGTGAACCCGACCCAATCCGAAGCCATGACCATGGTCGCGGCTCAGGTGATCGGCAACGATACGGCCATCAACGTTGGCGGATCATCTGGTAATTTTGAACTCAATGTTTTCAAACCGGTTATGATTTACAATCTGCTCCAGTCCATTCGCCTGCTCGCCGATTCGTGCCGGTCCTTCAATGATCATTGCGTTGTCGGAATAGAACCCAATTCAATACAGATTGAAAAACATCTCAACGGATCGCTCATGCTGGTTACAGCACTCAACCCGCATATCGGTTATGACAACGCGGCGAAAGTGGCCAAGAAAGCCTATCAAGAGAACAGCACCCTGAAAGAGGCTGCAGCTGCTTTAGACCTCCTCTCACCTGAGGAGTTCGATGAAAAAGTGCGGCCTGAAAACATGACCGGACCAAAAGGATGA
- a CDS encoding sigma-70 family RNA polymerase sigma factor — protein sequence MNDESTTDEKNQTRLPVVRNKGSLVPTDPFTAYLQEVRKYPLLSEEEEKELAIHYKETGDYDSAYKLTTANLMLVIKIAMTFKREWQNLMDLIQEGNVGLMKAVKNFDPFRGVRLSAYATWWIKSYILKHILDNWRLVRVGTTNARRKLLFNLKKEKEKLEREGFDPTTKLLAERFGVDEGEVIDVSASIGAMDVSIDTPAHPESNVTPAQTLTDGKSIESAAELEQFKEILNKNIENFKTELNSNEIEILDQRILSESPLSLQELGDQRGVTREAVRQAEQRLLKKFKTFIENNMPEAADYFKT from the coding sequence ATGAACGACGAATCAACCACAGATGAAAAGAATCAGACCCGGTTGCCGGTAGTTCGCAACAAAGGTTCCCTGGTTCCTACCGACCCTTTTACCGCCTATCTTCAGGAAGTACGAAAATATCCTCTCCTCTCGGAAGAAGAGGAAAAGGAGCTGGCCATCCACTATAAGGAAACCGGCGATTATGATTCTGCGTACAAGCTGACCACTGCCAACCTGATGCTGGTTATTAAAATCGCCATGACTTTTAAGCGCGAATGGCAGAACCTGATGGATTTAATCCAGGAAGGCAATGTCGGCTTGATGAAGGCGGTTAAAAACTTTGACCCGTTTCGTGGTGTGCGTCTTTCGGCCTATGCTACCTGGTGGATCAAGTCCTATATCCTGAAACATATTCTAGATAACTGGCGTCTGGTGCGAGTGGGCACAACCAATGCCCGGCGAAAGCTCTTGTTCAACTTGAAGAAGGAAAAGGAAAAGCTGGAACGGGAAGGTTTCGACCCCACTACCAAACTTCTGGCCGAGCGTTTTGGAGTGGATGAGGGAGAGGTTATTGATGTTTCCGCCAGCATTGGTGCGATGGATGTTTCCATTGATACACCAGCCCATCCAGAAAGTAATGTGACACCGGCACAAACGCTCACAGATGGGAAGTCCATTGAATCCGCCGCGGAGCTGGAACAGTTCAAGGAAATCCTGAACAAGAATATTGAAAACTTTAAGACAGAATTGAATAGCAATGAAATAGAGATTCTTGACCAGCGCATCCTTTCAGAAAGCCCCTTGTCTTTGCAGGAGCTTGGAGACCAGCGAGGAGTCACCCGGGAAGCTGTGCGTCAGGCCGAACAAAGATTATTGAAAAAATTTAAAACCTTTATCGAAAATAATATGCCGGAAGCGGCGGACTATTTTAAAACCTGA
- a CDS encoding YHS domain-containing protein has product MVMDPNNGVYIPKTEAIKKTINGKEYYFSSEQSAEEFIKKQKTS; this is encoded by the coding sequence ATGGTTATGGACCCCAATAACGGTGTATACATCCCGAAAACTGAAGCCATTAAAAAAACCATCAACGGCAAGGAATATTATTTTTCAAGCGAACAAAGCGCTGAAGAATTCATTAAAAAACAAAAAACCTCATAG
- the phoU gene encoding phosphate signaling complex protein PhoU: protein MSRHAIHLEKAIEELKRLILSLGADVEESVRLSVQSLTQRKSQQAMSVIEADYEIDQREVFVEEECLKILALHQPVANDLRLIIAILKINNDLERIADLSVNIAERAVYLSTEAKVELPFDLQAMAEKVRSMLKRSLDSLVNRDAKLARQVCEDDDAVDELNREMYGCVEEAIKKDTKNLNSYIQLLSASRYLERMADHATNIAEDVIYLVTGEIIRHSSDTSKEEAGL, encoded by the coding sequence ATGTCTCGGCACGCCATACACCTTGAAAAAGCTATTGAGGAGCTCAAGCGCTTGATACTTTCTCTTGGAGCGGATGTGGAAGAAAGCGTCCGGCTTTCTGTCCAGTCCCTGACCCAGAGAAAATCCCAACAGGCCATGAGCGTCATTGAAGCAGATTATGAAATTGACCAGCGTGAGGTGTTTGTTGAAGAAGAATGCCTTAAAATTCTCGCGTTGCATCAACCTGTCGCGAACGACCTGCGTTTGATCATCGCAATTTTAAAAATAAATAATGACCTGGAACGTATCGCAGACCTTTCGGTAAATATTGCCGAACGTGCTGTCTACCTTTCAACCGAGGCAAAAGTGGAGCTTCCTTTCGACCTGCAGGCTATGGCTGAAAAAGTCCGGTCCATGTTAAAAAGGTCGCTGGATTCTTTGGTAAACAGGGATGCAAAACTGGCCCGACAGGTTTGTGAAGATGATGACGCCGTCGATGAACTGAACCGGGAAATGTATGGCTGTGTTGAAGAAGCCATTAAAAAAGATACCAAAAACCTGAACAGCTATATCCAGCTTCTTTCTGCTTCGCGCTACCTCGAGCGCATGGCCGACCACGCCACCAACATCGCCGAAGATGTGATTTATCTGGTAACCGGCGAAATCATCCGCCACAGCAGTGACACTTCTAAAGAAGAAGCGGGTTTGTAG
- a CDS encoding phosphate ABC transporter ATP-binding protein has translation MTTTDTNVGSNLVINIKDVNFFYGESQALKNINMTLPEKMITSFIGPSGCGKSTLLRCLNRMNDLVEGTRMEGDIEIGGQNTMDPSLDVSELRKNVGMVFQKFNPFPKTIFENVAYGPRIHGMKDKQKLDEIVEKSLKSVALWDEVKDRLGSSALALSGGQQQRLCIARAIAIEPEVLLMDEPCSALDPIATARIEELMVGLKEQYTIVIVTHNMQQAARVADFTGFLLLGELIEFGPTEKLFTNPSVQKTEDYITGRFG, from the coding sequence ATGACAACTACTGATACAAATGTCGGCAGCAACCTTGTGATCAATATCAAGGATGTGAACTTCTTTTATGGCGAGTCACAGGCTCTTAAAAATATCAACATGACTCTTCCTGAAAAAATGATCACCTCTTTCATTGGCCCATCAGGGTGTGGCAAGTCTACCCTGCTCCGTTGCCTGAACCGCATGAATGATCTGGTGGAAGGCACTCGCATGGAAGGAGACATTGAGATCGGCGGACAAAACACCATGGATCCTTCCCTGGATGTCAGTGAACTGAGAAAAAATGTGGGCATGGTTTTTCAAAAATTCAATCCTTTCCCGAAGACGATTTTTGAGAACGTTGCTTATGGACCACGGATTCACGGAATGAAGGACAAGCAGAAACTTGATGAAATTGTGGAGAAAAGTTTGAAGTCTGTCGCGTTGTGGGATGAGGTCAAAGACCGTCTCGGTTCCAGCGCGCTGGCACTTTCTGGAGGGCAACAACAACGGCTTTGTATTGCCAGGGCCATTGCCATTGAACCGGAAGTTCTGCTGATGGACGAACCGTGCTCAGCTCTTGACCCGATAGCTACTGCACGAATTGAAGAGTTGATGGTAGGATTAAAAGAACAATACACCATTGTGATCGTGACTCATAATATGCAGCAAGCTGCCCGGGTGGCGGATTTTACCGGATTCCTGCTTCTGGGTGAGTTGATTGAGTTTGGCCCGACAGAAAAATTATTCACCAACCCTTCTGTTCAAAAAACAGAGGATTATATAACCGGTCGATTCGGTTAA
- the pstA gene encoding phosphate ABC transporter permease PstA, with the protein MINIGKKIWRRGDLFIWITGAGLALSLIMTIALVLAIVVNAMGTFWPGEIKILNLHDGSRLLGTQVGREKIPHYGSPDESRETPYRIQIKKANRDIYSSDFVWVDESKIKTIQTPDMVVAVERREWGYFFGYIKEVVDQDQTIAEGTSNSLKTIQEILPSVIAKNKEIERIEKKEIGAVNYKMERVRLKQRKLELKGITEGAAVDELKKKLPELQSRYNTFEQKLRELRASQTRKVVLQTIEGREKTLPLAQVLDIYNPNSFSLIDKTGYFLTSVNNFFWDDPREANTEGGVFPAIYGTALMVMMMSLLATPLGVLAAFYLREYAKQGTLVSIVRIAVNNLAGVPSIVFGVFGVGFFIYMIGGSIDQLFFSESLPTPTFGTGGILWASLTMALLTVPVVIVSTEEGLASVPKGTREASLALGATKFETTWRVVLPAVMPSILTGLILAMARAAGEVAPLMITGVVKLAPSLPIDGLWPFLHLERKFMHLGFHIYDVGFQSPNVDAARPMVFATTLLLILMVILLNLAAIFLRNRLRKQLTTSAV; encoded by the coding sequence ATGATTAATATTGGTAAAAAAATCTGGAGGCGTGGCGACCTGTTCATTTGGATAACGGGAGCCGGACTGGCATTGTCTCTCATTATGACCATTGCCCTGGTCCTGGCCATTGTCGTTAACGCCATGGGAACATTCTGGCCGGGTGAAATCAAAATATTGAATCTCCATGATGGCTCGCGGTTATTGGGCACTCAAGTTGGACGAGAAAAAATTCCCCATTATGGTTCACCTGATGAAAGCCGGGAAACTCCCTATCGAATCCAAATAAAAAAGGCTAATAGAGATATTTATAGTTCCGACTTTGTGTGGGTTGATGAAAGCAAAATTAAAACTATCCAGACTCCTGATATGGTGGTCGCTGTGGAGCGCAGAGAATGGGGTTATTTCTTTGGCTATATCAAGGAAGTGGTAGATCAAGATCAAACTATTGCCGAGGGGACCTCAAACAGTCTAAAAACCATTCAGGAAATTTTACCCTCCGTCATTGCTAAAAATAAAGAAATAGAAAGAATTGAAAAGAAAGAAATTGGTGCCGTCAATTACAAGATGGAACGGGTTCGCTTAAAACAAAGGAAGCTGGAGTTAAAAGGTATTACTGAAGGGGCAGCAGTCGATGAATTAAAAAAGAAGCTTCCGGAACTGCAATCCCGGTACAACACGTTTGAACAAAAACTGCGAGAGCTTCGAGCATCTCAAACCAGAAAAGTGGTTTTGCAAACTATTGAAGGCCGCGAAAAAACACTTCCGCTGGCGCAGGTGTTAGACATTTATAATCCCAATTCATTTTCCTTGATCGATAAAACTGGCTATTTTCTTACTTCTGTTAATAACTTTTTCTGGGACGACCCCCGGGAAGCCAACACAGAGGGAGGCGTCTTTCCTGCCATTTATGGAACCGCTCTTATGGTCATGATGATGAGCCTGCTGGCGACCCCATTGGGGGTTCTGGCAGCGTTTTACCTGCGCGAATATGCCAAACAGGGAACCCTCGTAAGCATCGTACGCATCGCTGTTAATAATCTTGCTGGTGTTCCTTCCATCGTGTTTGGTGTATTCGGAGTCGGTTTTTTTATCTATATGATTGGCGGCTCCATTGACCAACTGTTTTTTTCAGAGTCGCTTCCGACTCCAACTTTTGGGACAGGGGGTATTTTATGGGCTTCGCTGACCATGGCTTTGCTGACGGTACCGGTGGTGATTGTTTCTACCGAAGAAGGTCTGGCCTCCGTACCCAAAGGCACCCGGGAAGCATCGCTGGCGCTGGGGGCAACCAAATTTGAAACGACCTGGCGGGTTGTATTACCCGCTGTAATGCCCTCTATTTTGACCGGACTCATTCTCGCCATGGCCCGGGCCGCAGGAGAAGTTGCCCCGCTGATGATCACCGGGGTTGTAAAACTGGCTCCTTCTTTACCCATTGACGGGCTTTGGCCTTTCCTACACCTGGAAAGGAAATTCATGCACTTGGGGTTCCATATTTATGATGTCGGATTCCAGTCACCCAATGTTGATGCGGCCAGACCAATGGTATTTGCCACTACATTATTGCTGATACTGATGGTTATTTTATTAAATTTAGCGGCGATATTCTTGAGAAACCGCCTTAGAAAACAACTAACCACCTCTGCGGTCTAA
- a CDS encoding ABC transporter permease subunit encodes MNKDTQTIEPGQTPTGSGRAFFGKSLLQRKFADVIAQYVVTGGGWIIIASILAILFVIIAEIYPLFKEPSTQLVAEFKTENAPLSFGLDPYQDKAYTVESDGIRFYSLADKKFESKPELPEWNSAQVTSVSPSLDNFPVLGLSDGRVYPVNIVFKSVYDSESKRTIKPILKPGSPVEVRSDGSPVTLLTHIKNEQGYKVAAQSGPGKVFLMQVRMRKTMMGTTRRTVDRETITVPVEGKITAMVFDEAYNSLLLGTSFGQIFRVSLDDPQEQLIGATSKPGIAVKSLDFVLGGYSLVVTDSEKNVATYQLQKSESGKFSLKKIYSFPPHDNPVQSFSYSLRNKGFLTSSNEIIRLHYATTGDTQIQIPAPENTSFNVAVIAPKFDGILATDNSGKLYQWKMDNPYPQISLAGLFGQIWYEGYEDPDYVWQSTGGSDEFESKFSLTPLIYGTLKGTMYAMFFAVPLALFAAFYVSQFMKPDLKLIIKPTIEIMAALPSVVLGFFAALVIAPKVETFLPGLAIMPLVITALIVLALLAYELFPGLQFLAKDGREIYLLIAITFIGGAISVFAGTLIESSLLMGDHRVWLKEALSVTYDQRNALVVGLAMGFAVIPIIFTIAEDSLSNVPTHLKASSLALGATPWQTAMSVILPTASPGIFSAIMIGFGRAIGETMIVLMATGNTPVMEWSIFNGFRALSANIAVELPEAPEGGTLFRILFLAAFLLFVMTFLVNTIAEMVRLRLRKRYQGL; translated from the coding sequence ATGAATAAAGATACTCAAACCATTGAGCCCGGCCAGACCCCTACAGGTTCTGGTCGGGCTTTTTTTGGAAAAAGCCTGCTGCAACGCAAATTTGCGGATGTTATCGCTCAATATGTTGTTACTGGAGGAGGCTGGATCATCATCGCATCCATCCTCGCTATCCTCTTTGTAATCATCGCAGAAATCTACCCGCTTTTTAAAGAACCCTCTACACAACTTGTAGCGGAATTCAAAACGGAAAACGCTCCTTTATCATTTGGGCTGGATCCTTATCAAGATAAAGCTTACACCGTTGAATCAGACGGCATTCGGTTTTATTCATTAGCGGATAAAAAATTTGAATCAAAACCTGAACTGCCTGAATGGAACTCAGCTCAGGTAACGAGTGTATCTCCCTCTCTGGACAATTTTCCTGTTCTTGGACTTTCTGACGGAAGAGTTTATCCAGTCAATATCGTGTTCAAATCGGTTTACGATTCTGAAAGCAAACGTACTATCAAGCCCATACTTAAACCCGGATCTCCTGTTGAAGTACGTTCAGACGGTTCACCTGTCACGTTGCTGACCCATATCAAGAATGAACAAGGTTACAAAGTCGCCGCACAATCCGGACCGGGCAAAGTATTCCTGATGCAGGTGAGAATGCGTAAGACGATGATGGGAACCACACGCAGAACTGTTGACCGGGAAACAATTACTGTGCCGGTTGAGGGCAAAATCACCGCTATGGTTTTCGATGAGGCTTATAACAGCCTGCTCCTGGGAACTTCTTTCGGACAAATATTCAGGGTTTCTCTGGACGACCCTCAAGAACAGCTTATCGGAGCAACCAGTAAACCCGGTATAGCTGTTAAAAGCCTGGACTTTGTACTTGGTGGATACAGTTTGGTCGTGACAGATTCTGAAAAAAATGTCGCTACCTATCAATTACAAAAATCTGAATCCGGGAAATTCAGTCTTAAGAAAATATATAGTTTTCCTCCTCATGATAACCCGGTTCAGTCTTTTAGTTATTCCCTGCGAAACAAAGGTTTCCTGACAAGTTCAAACGAAATCATTCGTCTGCATTACGCAACAACCGGGGATACTCAGATTCAGATACCCGCTCCTGAAAATACAAGTTTCAATGTAGCAGTCATCGCGCCAAAGTTTGATGGCATCCTGGCCACTGACAATTCCGGGAAATTGTACCAGTGGAAAATGGACAATCCTTATCCCCAGATTTCCCTGGCAGGATTGTTCGGTCAAATCTGGTACGAGGGCTATGAAGACCCCGATTATGTTTGGCAATCAACCGGTGGAAGCGATGAGTTCGAATCCAAGTTCAGTTTGACACCGTTAATATATGGAACCCTCAAGGGAACCATGTACGCCATGTTCTTCGCGGTGCCTCTGGCACTGTTCGCGGCTTTTTATGTGTCACAGTTCATGAAACCGGATTTAAAGCTGATCATTAAGCCAACCATAGAAATTATGGCAGCCCTCCCCAGTGTCGTTCTTGGTTTTTTTGCCGCGCTTGTGATAGCGCCCAAAGTCGAGACTTTCCTGCCGGGATTAGCAATAATGCCCCTGGTTATCACTGCGCTGATCGTTTTGGCTTTGCTGGCTTATGAATTATTTCCAGGTTTGCAGTTTCTGGCTAAAGACGGCAGAGAAATTTATTTGTTGATTGCTATCACTTTTATTGGTGGAGCCATCTCTGTATTTGCGGGAACACTGATCGAATCTTCCTTATTAATGGGAGATCATCGAGTATGGCTGAAAGAAGCGCTCAGTGTGACCTACGACCAGAGAAATGCCCTGGTTGTAGGTTTGGCTATGGGGTTTGCTGTGATCCCCATCATATTCACGATAGCTGAAGATTCCCTGTCAAATGTTCCCACACATCTCAAGGCCTCTTCGTTGGCACTGGGGGCAACCCCCTGGCAAACAGCAATGAGCGTGATTCTTCCAACAGCAAGTCCGGGAATCTTTTCTGCAATCATGATCGGGTTCGGTCGTGCCATCGGAGAAACCATGATTGTTTTGATGGCAACGGGAAACACACCGGTTATGGAGTGGAGCATATTCAACGGATTTCGAGCATTGTCAGCAAATATCGCGGTGGAACTGCCGGAAGCTCCTGAAGGAGGCACCCTGTTCCGCATTTTGTTCCTGGCAGCATTTTTATTATTTGTCATGACATTTTTAGTCAATACCATTGCCGAAATGGTTCGCCTGCGTTTACGCAAACGCTATCAGGGTCTATGA
- the pstS gene encoding phosphate ABC transporter substrate-binding protein PstS family protein translates to MIKKSAIILLVLLWTGSAFAGNIEVDSKLKNYSKQGGVSGNLSSVGSDTLNNLMTLWSEKFKQFYPNINIQVEGKGSSTAPPALISATAQLGPMSRAMKKKELDAFEAKFGYKATPIRVAVDALAVFVNKDNPVKGLNMKQVDALFSKSRRRGHKEVKTWGDLDVSGNWSNRPISAYGRNSASGTYGFFKKLVMKKGDYKDQVKEQPGSASVVQSVSVDPFSAGYSGIGYKTASVRALPLAESGTRFVEPTAENAMNGDYPLARFLYIYVNKAPGKPIDPLTREFIKMILSKEGQQVVVKGGYFPIAKAVTDEDLQKIAAVMTN, encoded by the coding sequence ATGATAAAAAAATCAGCAATTATTTTACTGGTTTTGTTATGGACTGGATCTGCTTTTGCCGGGAATATTGAAGTAGATTCTAAACTCAAAAACTATAGCAAACAGGGTGGAGTGAGCGGAAACCTTTCCAGTGTCGGCTCCGATACTCTGAATAACCTGATGACCTTATGGAGTGAAAAGTTCAAACAGTTCTACCCGAACATAAATATACAGGTTGAAGGAAAAGGTTCTTCAACCGCACCGCCAGCTTTGATATCTGCCACCGCACAACTGGGACCCATGTCACGGGCAATGAAAAAAAAGGAACTCGATGCATTCGAAGCTAAGTTCGGCTACAAAGCCACCCCGATTCGTGTAGCGGTCGACGCACTCGCGGTATTCGTTAATAAAGATAACCCTGTTAAAGGTTTGAATATGAAACAGGTTGATGCCTTGTTCTCAAAAAGCCGCCGCCGAGGCCATAAAGAGGTTAAAACCTGGGGTGATCTAGATGTATCGGGTAACTGGTCAAACAGACCCATCAGTGCCTATGGCCGTAATTCCGCTTCCGGCACCTACGGGTTTTTCAAAAAGCTGGTTATGAAAAAAGGGGACTACAAAGACCAGGTGAAAGAGCAACCGGGTTCTGCTTCAGTAGTTCAAAGCGTCAGTGTTGATCCGTTTTCTGCCGGATACAGTGGCATCGGCTATAAAACCGCCAGTGTTCGTGCCCTACCTCTGGCTGAATCTGGAACAAGGTTTGTAGAACCTACAGCGGAAAATGCCATGAATGGAGATTATCCATTAGCCAGATTCCTCTATATTTATGTGAACAAAGCACCTGGCAAACCTATCGATCCTTTGACCCGGGAATTCATTAAAATGATTCTCTCCAAAGAAGGTCAGCAAGTAGTTGTCAAGGGTGGATACTTTCCAATTGCTAAAGCTGTGACCGATGAAGATCTTCAGAAAATTGCAGCGGTCATGACCAATTGA
- a CDS encoding HAMP domain-containing protein, translated as MAKKRILWQLFPSYLLIIFTALLAVGIYTSSSLREFYYEQTAEDLKTSAWLVERQVVREASPFDSEFLNTLSSELGTKTNTRITIIDLSGKILGDSHEDPSRMDNHSDRPEFMTAIKGQIGMALRFSNILEEEMMFIAVPITREKKITGVVRTSIPTTFIDRAIQTIELKIGGVGLMVALLAAGISLIVSRRISRPLEQMKHSAQTIAKGEWKDKLSVTSDSVEISALSDTLNQMASQLEERISTITNQRNESEAVLSSMIEGVLAVDASERVIRLNKAAAKLLDIEADKSEGRPIEHIVRNPHLRNFVEKTLGGMETVETDLTIGSQNEIFLQAHGAALRDVQGNSIGAVIVLNDVTSIRRLETVRRDFVANVSHELKTPITLIKGFLETLQQGAMENKEKAEHFLNIMAKQVERLNSIIEDLLSLSRLEQDSGKPEIQMGRTSVHKILESVIRDLELKAVDRKTTINMNCDKELEVFSNPPLLSQAVLNLVDNALKYSEPGGQIEVEARETETEVVIGVQDFGCGIDSSHLPRLFERFYRVDQARSRQLGGTGLGLAIVKHIAQAHGGSVSVDSTLGKGSRFSIHLPIN; from the coding sequence ATGGCTAAAAAACGTATTCTCTGGCAACTTTTTCCTTCCTATCTTTTAATTATCTTTACAGCCCTCCTTGCTGTTGGCATTTACACTTCTAGTTCATTAAGGGAATTTTACTACGAACAAACAGCTGAAGACTTAAAGACCAGCGCCTGGCTGGTTGAACGCCAGGTTGTTAGAGAAGCCTCACCCTTTGACTCTGAATTTTTGAATACGCTGAGCAGTGAGTTGGGAACAAAAACGAATACCCGCATAACAATTATCGATCTGTCCGGAAAAATTTTAGGGGATTCGCATGAAGACCCCTCCCGCATGGACAATCACTCTGATCGACCGGAGTTTATGACCGCGATCAAGGGCCAGATTGGTATGGCTCTCAGGTTCAGCAATATCCTGGAAGAAGAAATGATGTTCATTGCGGTACCCATTACTCGAGAGAAAAAAATAACCGGTGTTGTCCGGACATCCATTCCGACAACTTTTATTGACCGTGCAATACAAACCATTGAATTAAAAATCGGCGGTGTGGGATTGATGGTAGCCTTGCTGGCTGCAGGAATCAGCTTGATAGTTTCAAGAAGAATAAGCAGACCTCTCGAACAGATGAAACACTCCGCTCAAACAATTGCCAAAGGAGAATGGAAGGATAAGTTGTCGGTCACCAGCGATTCTGTTGAAATTTCAGCCTTGTCCGATACATTGAACCAAATGGCATCACAATTGGAAGAACGGATTAGTACCATCACCAATCAACGTAATGAAAGTGAAGCTGTTCTTTCCAGCATGATTGAAGGTGTCCTGGCGGTTGATGCCTCTGAAAGAGTGATTCGCTTGAACAAAGCGGCAGCAAAATTACTGGATATAGAGGCGGACAAGTCTGAAGGTCGGCCTATTGAGCATATAGTCAGAAACCCTCACCTGCGCAACTTTGTTGAAAAAACTCTTGGCGGAATGGAAACGGTTGAAACAGACCTGACCATAGGAAGTCAAAACGAGATTTTTCTCCAGGCCCACGGTGCCGCCTTAAGGGACGTGCAGGGTAATTCTATTGGGGCCGTCATTGTTTTAAATGATGTAACAAGCATTCGACGTCTGGAAACCGTGCGCAGGGACTTTGTCGCCAATGTTTCTCATGAACTGAAAACCCCCATTACCTTAATCAAAGGTTTTCTGGAAACTCTTCAACAAGGTGCCATGGAAAATAAGGAAAAAGCGGAACATTTTCTGAACATCATGGCTAAACAAGTTGAAAGGTTGAATTCCATCATTGAGGACCTGTTAAGCCTTTCCAGGCTGGAACAGGATTCGGGAAAACCAGAAATACAAATGGGAAGAACATCCGTCCACAAAATTCTGGAATCCGTCATACGCGATCTTGAGTTGAAAGCCGTTGATAGAAAAACAACTATCAATATGAATTGTGATAAAGAATTGGAAGTGTTCTCGAATCCCCCCTTGTTGAGTCAGGCCGTCCTCAACCTTGTAGACAATGCTCTAAAATATAGCGAACCGGGAGGGCAAATCGAAGTAGAAGCCCGGGAAACCGAAACAGAGGTTGTGATAGGAGTTCAGGACTTCGGTTGCGGCATCGACTCTTCACATCTTCCCAGGTTGTTCGAAAGGTTTTACCGGGTAGACCAGGCAAGAAGCAGACAACTTGGCGGCACTGGTCTGGGTCTTGCCATTGTCAAGCACATCGCCCAGGCCCACGGCGGTTCAGTATCGGTAGACAGCACGCTTGGAAAAGGAAGCCGATTCTCAATTCACCTTCCTATAAATTGA